The Sulfuricella denitrificans skB26 genome has a segment encoding these proteins:
- the nrfD gene encoding NrfD/PsrC family molybdoenzyme membrane anchor subunit produces the protein MNFTYPKTPSEAVSGALKMFGESHTTATIWKLSVAVLLASLAFVFYMLFTEGHAAFNTSSDGVNWGSAIATYVFFALISSGLTIIASLSTVFGFKQFYPIAKRCIWLAIVTLIAGFSVLALELGHPFRMLWAVPLGMQIHSPMFWMGVFYTIDLGLLLVKFYLMWKEDWDSPFSHFIGNAGFMAVILASGMLGLLFGSMAMRPMWFGSATSVFYILSGVLSGAAAIVFSVHLAYGFNTKNMPEPLRLLAQGDQLPKVFATLIGIVLLFLLTRIWVGLWSNIDGMEGFVALLKTPWFHIEVWVCLALPFLMMLTPSMQVDPKWQVRASFLVLLGMFIERLQFIVAGQNVPMFKGTWMNAVTPYTPSLTEWALVAVGISAALALYALGDRLFNLSDAPKVSMEAAGQLARG, from the coding sequence ATGAACTTCACTTATCCCAAAACCCCGAGCGAGGCCGTGTCTGGCGCGCTCAAAATGTTCGGCGAAAGCCATACCACGGCCACCATCTGGAAACTGTCGGTCGCTGTGTTGTTGGCAAGCCTGGCGTTTGTGTTCTACATGCTGTTCACTGAAGGCCACGCAGCGTTCAATACATCGAGCGACGGCGTGAACTGGGGCAGTGCGATTGCCACATATGTTTTCTTCGCGCTGATTTCGTCGGGGCTGACCATCATTGCTTCGTTGTCGACGGTGTTCGGTTTCAAGCAGTTTTACCCCATCGCCAAGCGCTGCATCTGGCTGGCGATCGTCACCCTGATCGCGGGTTTTTCGGTGTTGGCGCTGGAGCTCGGCCATCCCTTCCGCATGTTGTGGGCGGTGCCGCTCGGCATGCAGATCCATTCCCCGATGTTCTGGATGGGGGTGTTCTACACCATCGACCTGGGTCTCCTGCTCGTCAAGTTTTACCTGATGTGGAAGGAAGACTGGGACAGCCCGTTCAGCCACTTCATCGGCAATGCCGGATTCATGGCGGTCATACTGGCGAGTGGCATGCTGGGGCTGCTATTCGGCTCGATGGCGATGCGCCCAATGTGGTTCGGCTCGGCCACCTCGGTGTTCTATATCCTCTCGGGGGTTCTCTCCGGCGCGGCAGCCATCGTGTTCAGCGTTCATCTGGCTTACGGCTTCAATACGAAAAATATGCCTGAGCCACTACGTTTGCTGGCTCAAGGAGACCAGTTGCCCAAGGTTTTCGCCACCCTGATCGGCATTGTCCTGTTGTTCCTGCTCACCCGCATTTGGGTGGGGCTGTGGAGCAACATAGACGGCATGGAAGGCTTCGTCGCTCTGCTGAAAACACCATGGTTCCACATTGAAGTTTGGGTATGCCTGGCGCTGCCGTTCCTGATGATGCTGACGCCATCCATGCAGGTAGACCCAAAGTGGCAGGTCAGGGCATCGTTTCTGGTGTTGCTCGGCATGTTTATCGAGCGCCTGCAGTTCATCGTCGCTGGACAAAATGTGCCGATGTTCAAGGGTACCTGGATGAATGCTGTGACGCCCTATACGCCGTCGTTGACTGAATGGGCGTTGGTGGCCGTGGGGATCAGCGCCGCGCTGGCCCTGTACGCTCTCGGTGACCGCCTGTTCAATCTCTCTGATGCGCCGAAGGTAAGCATGGAAGCTGCCGGGCAGTTGGCTCGGGGATGA
- a CDS encoding 4Fe-4S dicluster domain-containing protein: MAKWGMVIDLEKCVGCQACTVACGMENNRLPGENWQDVIFFTEGTYPSAQLKWFPRPCQHCENPSCMAVCPTGATYKTEDGVVLVDWDKCIGCKYCMVACPYGVRFYTDEKPLVAPDMRKVHEGKESHSWNPPWKMPDAREDWKHGVGIQPHDVVSKCTFCYHRISKAPKGTPDLDPQDPKLREFTPACVVTCAPGARFFGDLSNPESNVSRMIGDKRGVRLLDQLGNKPQVYYLTGDGGAVPSSRAINKKV; the protein is encoded by the coding sequence ATGGCTAAGTGGGGAATGGTTATAGACCTGGAAAAATGCGTTGGCTGCCAGGCCTGCACCGTGGCGTGCGGCATGGAGAACAACCGGCTGCCGGGTGAAAATTGGCAGGATGTGATATTTTTTACCGAGGGCACGTATCCGAGCGCCCAGCTCAAGTGGTTCCCGCGTCCTTGTCAGCATTGCGAGAATCCGTCCTGTATGGCGGTGTGCCCGACCGGCGCCACCTACAAGACCGAGGACGGCGTGGTTCTGGTGGACTGGGACAAGTGCATCGGCTGTAAATATTGCATGGTGGCCTGCCCCTACGGCGTGCGTTTCTATACTGACGAAAAACCGCTGGTAGCACCGGACATGCGCAAGGTGCATGAAGGCAAAGAGAGCCATTCGTGGAACCCACCGTGGAAAATGCCAGACGCACGGGAAGACTGGAAGCATGGCGTCGGCATCCAGCCGCACGATGTGGTGTCGAAATGCACCTTCTGCTACCACCGCATTTCCAAGGCGCCCAAGGGAACGCCCGATCTCGATCCGCAAGACCCGAAGCTGCGCGAATTTACGCCGGCCTGCGTGGTCACCTGCGCACCGGGAGCCCGCTTCTTCGGCGACCTGTCCAATCCGGAAAGCAATGTTTCGCGCATGATCGGCGACAAACGCGGGGTGCGGCTGCTCGACCAGTTGGGCAACAAGCCGCAGGTGTATTACCTCACCGGTGATGGCGGCGCGGTGCCGAGCAGTCGAGCGATCAACAAGAAAGTCTGA
- a CDS encoding molybdopterin-dependent oxidoreductase, whose amino-acid sequence MKENIFNPTISRRRFLQAAGVAGAVGAVGIGQLPGFSTIAKAQAKTDAGKPSETVITKSFCHQCPARCGIDVYTTDGRVHAVYGTLDNPLSMGKLCPKGHYGQYLLYNADRFKGPMKRTNPKKGRSEDPKFVPISWDEALDTVAKRMNGLREKNESHRFGLIYGRGWGATDVGVLQTLSSLYGSPNIGLGHSSMCSDGSEETKKILDGNHGYNAYDYANTNYMLVFGAGFLESFRPFNGNMQAWGVMRTKPAKTKVTFVDVHLNTGAAASDRALLIKPGTDGAMALAIAHVLLTEGLWDKPFVGNFVDGVNHFKTGEPVAAVFTDEDIKNRAAAKEKAAVEKAAEAEKNAAKAAAEKVKTQEALAKLLKVQILAKGNPAAEKAAAEKIAKFEKEQAKKALSEETDRKQREALDKEKKPESEIKAGQALFEEKWVLGLPEWWNAVLKDCTPEWAAKITTIPATTIHAVAREFGTTHPAIAIFERGAHAHTNGTYSGMAIHSLNALVGSMFAEGGLAYQMKSPAGKWPVNLDDFMDDYAKAPERKKPRIDMKGTDKWPMVSNMLQEVARNHNEAKPYKLDTCMFYMTGPIFSGPDCTAWEKMLNEVFVINTSPFPDETSVYSDLILPDHTYLERLQVADTYPFQGYPISMIRTPAVKPLYDTRVFGDMLIDLGKRIKGSTGEYYKKLGNTENIIKAIATVFVEKPGDNGVNSYETWKEKGVWFQKPYLWRQIRGEFYEWDKATKSYSKRMTQEAVKVNLLKTPSGKFEFKSGYLEEEHHVHYLMEKFGLPAEMIAFPQYLPANHAGGGDLHFVSPKLAMQAEGRQGNLPHATASMQPTQGGKKTVYLEIHPETAAKRGIKDGDRVRVKSSVGAIEVYARLYNGIRPDTVALPMIHGHWGMGRWTKNSGVSGSTNEVTPNVSDAISGQCCYHSAKVFVEKV is encoded by the coding sequence ATGAAAGAGAATATCTTCAACCCAACAATCAGTCGTCGCCGTTTTCTGCAAGCGGCGGGGGTGGCTGGCGCCGTCGGCGCGGTAGGCATCGGGCAATTGCCTGGCTTCTCTACCATTGCCAAGGCCCAAGCCAAAACGGATGCAGGAAAGCCCAGTGAAACGGTGATCACCAAAAGCTTCTGTCACCAGTGTCCGGCGCGTTGCGGCATTGACGTTTACACTACTGACGGTCGGGTACATGCGGTGTATGGCACGCTCGACAACCCGCTCTCCATGGGCAAGCTCTGTCCCAAGGGCCATTACGGCCAATACCTGCTGTATAACGCTGACCGCTTCAAAGGGCCGATGAAGCGCACCAATCCCAAGAAGGGACGTTCCGAAGACCCGAAATTTGTACCGATTAGCTGGGACGAGGCGTTGGACACCGTTGCCAAACGAATGAACGGTTTGCGTGAGAAAAATGAATCCCACCGCTTCGGACTGATTTACGGTCGTGGCTGGGGCGCCACCGACGTGGGTGTACTCCAAACACTCAGCAGTCTCTATGGTTCGCCCAACATCGGCCTGGGCCATTCGTCGATGTGCTCCGACGGCAGCGAGGAGACCAAGAAGATTCTCGACGGCAATCATGGCTACAATGCCTACGACTACGCTAACACCAACTACATGCTGGTGTTCGGTGCCGGTTTCCTGGAATCGTTCCGCCCCTTCAACGGCAACATGCAGGCGTGGGGCGTGATGCGCACCAAGCCTGCCAAAACCAAGGTGACGTTTGTCGATGTGCATCTGAATACCGGTGCTGCGGCGTCCGACCGGGCGCTGCTGATCAAACCCGGCACGGACGGCGCGATGGCGCTGGCGATCGCCCATGTCCTCCTCACCGAAGGCCTGTGGGACAAACCCTTCGTCGGCAACTTCGTCGATGGAGTGAATCACTTCAAGACAGGCGAACCAGTAGCTGCCGTTTTCACCGATGAAGATATCAAAAACAGGGCTGCTGCCAAGGAAAAAGCCGCAGTTGAAAAAGCGGCTGAAGCTGAAAAAAATGCTGCAAAAGCCGCTGCCGAAAAGGTCAAGACACAGGAGGCCCTGGCCAAGCTGCTAAAGGTGCAAATTCTTGCCAAGGGGAATCCCGCAGCCGAAAAAGCTGCTGCCGAAAAGATCGCCAAGTTCGAGAAAGAGCAAGCTAAAAAAGCGCTCTCCGAGGAAACCGACCGCAAGCAACGCGAAGCTCTTGATAAAGAGAAAAAACCGGAATCTGAAATTAAGGCAGGGCAAGCGCTATTCGAAGAGAAGTGGGTGCTGGGCCTGCCTGAATGGTGGAATGCGGTGCTCAAGGACTGCACCCCGGAATGGGCGGCAAAAATCACCACCATCCCGGCCACAACCATCCACGCCGTGGCGCGCGAATTCGGCACCACTCACCCCGCCATCGCCATCTTCGAGCGCGGCGCCCACGCCCACACCAACGGCACCTACAGCGGCATGGCGATCCATTCGCTCAACGCTCTGGTCGGTTCAATGTTTGCCGAGGGAGGGTTGGCGTACCAGATGAAATCACCTGCCGGCAAATGGCCGGTCAATCTCGACGACTTCATGGATGACTACGCCAAGGCACCGGAACGCAAGAAGCCGCGGATCGACATGAAGGGTACCGACAAATGGCCGATGGTCAGCAACATGCTGCAGGAAGTCGCTAGGAACCATAACGAGGCGAAACCCTACAAGCTGGATACTTGCATGTTCTACATGACCGGGCCGATTTTCTCGGGGCCAGACTGCACGGCTTGGGAAAAGATGTTGAATGAGGTTTTTGTCATCAACACCTCGCCCTTCCCGGATGAAACCTCGGTGTATTCCGACCTGATCCTGCCTGATCATACTTATCTTGAGCGCCTGCAGGTGGCAGATACTTATCCCTTCCAGGGCTATCCGATTTCGATGATCCGTACCCCTGCGGTCAAGCCGCTGTACGACACGCGGGTGTTCGGCGACATGTTGATCGACCTGGGCAAACGCATCAAGGGATCGACGGGCGAGTACTACAAGAAACTCGGTAACACCGAAAATATCATCAAGGCGATTGCCACGGTTTTTGTGGAAAAACCCGGCGACAACGGCGTCAACAGTTACGAAACCTGGAAGGAGAAAGGCGTCTGGTTCCAGAAGCCTTATCTGTGGCGCCAGATTCGCGGCGAGTTCTACGAATGGGACAAGGCAACCAAGTCCTACTCCAAGCGGATGACGCAGGAAGCAGTGAAGGTAAACCTGTTGAAAACCCCCTCGGGCAAGTTCGAATTCAAGTCCGGCTACCTGGAGGAGGAACACCACGTTCACTATCTCATGGAGAAATTCGGCCTGCCTGCGGAAATGATCGCCTTCCCGCAATACCTGCCTGCCAACCATGCTGGTGGCGGCGACCTCCACTTCGTCAGCCCGAAACTCGCCATGCAGGCTGAGGGGCGCCAAGGCAACCTGCCCCACGCAACGGCCAGCATGCAGCCGACCCAGGGAGGCAAGAAGACGGTGTATCTCGAAATCCATCCTGAAACCGCCGCCAAACGCGGCATCAAGGACGGCGACCGGGTGCGCGTCAAATCCTCAGTCGGCGCCATCGAGGTCTATGCCCGCTTGTATAACGGCATCCGCCCGGACACCGTGGCGCTGCCGATGATTCACGGCCACTGGGGCATGGGGCGCTGGACCAAGAACAGCGGCGTATCGGGCAGCACCAACGAGGTGACGCCGAATGTCTCGGATGCGATTTCCGGCCAGTGCTGCTACCACAGCGCCAAGGTTTTCGTGGAAAAGGTTTAA